A genome region from Triticum aestivum cultivar Chinese Spring chromosome 2B, IWGSC CS RefSeq v2.1, whole genome shotgun sequence includes the following:
- the LOC123045313 gene encoding 2-oxoglutarate dehydrogenase, mitochondrial, which produces MGLFRAASGLARVALRRSLSRAPASPFAGPAPRYFHSTLPRRYAAPEPRAVPLSRLTDSFLDGTSSVYLEELQRAWEADPTSVDESWDNFFRNFVGQAATSPGISGQTIQESMRLLLLVRAYQVSGHMKAKLDPLGLEQRPVPDVLDPAFYGFSESDLDREFFLGVWRMAGFLSENRPVQTLRSVLGRLEQAYCGTIGYEYMHIPDREKCNWLRERIETVNPREYTYDRRQVMLDRLIWSTQFENFLAQKWTTAKRFGLEGAETLIPGMKEMFDRAADLGVESIVIGMPHRGRLNVLGNVVRKPLRQIFSEFSGGTKPVNEGEGLYTGTGDVKYHLGTSYDRPTRGGKHIHLSLVANPSHLEAVDPVVAGKTRAKQYYSNDLDRTKNLGVLLHGDGSFSGQGVVYETLHLSALPNYTTGGTIHLVVNNQVAFTTDPMSGRSSQYCTDVAKALDAPIFHVNGDDLEAVVHTCELAAEWRQTFHSDVVVDIVCYRRFGHNEIDEPSFTQPKMYKVIRNHPSALEIYQNQLLESGKISKEDIDKIHKKVSTILNEEFKKSKDDIPNKRDWLSAYWTGFKSPEQISRIRNTGVKPEILKRVGEAMTTLPETFKPHRAVKKIFDLRRQMIETGEGIDWAVGEALAFATLIIEGNHVRLSGQDVERGTFSHRHSVIHDQETGEQYCPLDNLVMNQNEELFTVSNSSLSEFAVLGFELGYSMENPNSLVLWEAQFGDFSNGAQVIFDQFISSGEAKWLRQTGLVVCLPHGYDGQGPEHSSARMERFLQMSDDNPYVIPEMDPTLRKQIQECNWQVVNVTTPANYFHVLRRQIHRDFRKPLIVMSPKNLLRHKDCKSSLSEFDDLAGHPGFDKQGTRFKRLIKDRNDHKDLEEGIRRLVLCSGKVYYELDEERKKSDSNDVAICRVEQLCPFPYDLIQRELKRYPNAEIVWCQEEPMNMGAYTYINPRLLTAMRALGRGSIDDIKYVGRAPSAATATGFYTVHVQEQTELVKKALQRDPIKSPF; this is translated from the exons ATGGGGTTAttccgggccgcgtcgggcttagCCCGGGTGGCGCTGCGGAGGAGCCTGTCGCGCGCTCCGGCGAGCCCGTTCGCCGGCCCCGCGCCGCGGTACTTCCACTCGACGCTCCCCCGGCGGTACGCGGCGCCTGAGCCCCGCGCCGTGCCGCTCTCGCGCCTCACCGACAGCTTCCTCGATGGCACCAGCAGCGTGTACCTCGAGGAGCTGCAGCGGGCGTGGGAGGCGGACCCGACCTCCGTCGACGAGTCCTGGGACAACTTCTTCCGGAACTTTGTCGGGCAGGCCGCCACGTCCCCCGGCATATCCGGCCAGACGATCCAGGAGAGCATGAGGCTGCTGCTGCTCGTGCGCGCCTACCAGGTGAGCGGCCACATGAAGGCCAAGCTCGATCCTCTTGGGCTGGAGCAGCGCCCGGTTCCGGATGTCCTGGACCCGGCGTTCTACGGGTTCTCTGAGTCTGATTTGGATCGGGAGTTCTTCCTCGGGGTGTGGAGGATGGCTGGGTTCTTGTCCGAGAATCGGCCTGTGCAGACACTTCGTTCTGTGTTGGGACGCCTGGAGCAGGCCTACTGTGGCACCATTGGTTACGAGTACATGCACATACCTGACCGCGAAAAGTGCAACTGGCTGAGGGAGAGGATCGAGACAGTTAACCCAAGGGAGTACACCTATGATCGTCGCCAGGTCATGCTCGATAGGCTCATCTGGAGTACCCAGTTTGAGAATTTCTTGGCACAGAAGTGGACCACCGCAAAGCGATTTGGCCTAGAAGGTGCCGAGACACTGATTCCTGGTATGAAGGAGATGTTTGACAGGGCAGCTGATCTTGGTGTAGAGAGTATTGTCATTGGGATGCCACACAGAGGCAGGCTCAATGTCTTGGGAAACGTCGTACGTAAGCCCTTGCGACAGATCTTCAGCGAGTTTAGTGGTGGTACCAAGCCTGTCAATGAGGGGGAGGGTTTGTATACAGGGACAGGCGATGTCAAGTACCATCTAGGAACTTCATATGATAGGCCTACCAGAGGTGGGAAACATATCCATCTATCGTTGGTTGCAAATCCAAGTCACTTGGAAGCAGTCGATCCTGTTGTTGCTGGGAAGACCAGAGCAAAGCAGTACTATTCTAATGATCTTGACAGGACCAAGAATCTAGGGGTGCTATTGCATGGTGATGGAAGCTTCTCAGGGCAAGGTGTTGTGTATGAGACCCTGCATCTGAGTGCACTTCCAAACTACACCACCGGTGGAACAATTCATCTTGTGGTCAATAATCAGGTTGCGTTCACTACTGATCCGATGTCAGGGAGGTCTTCACAGTATTGTACAGATGTAGCCAAAGCATTGGATGCTCCAATTTTCCATGTGAACGGTGACGACTTGGAGGCTGTGGTTCATACTTGTGAGCTTGCTGCGGAGTGGAGGCAAACATTTCATTCTGATGTAGTGGTGGATATTGTATGCTACCGTCGATTTGGGCATAATGAGATTGACGAGCCCTCCTTCACCCAGCCTAAAATGTACAAG GTGATTAGGAACCACCCAAGTGCGCTTGAGATATATCAAAACCAGCTGTTAGAATCAGGGAAGATCTCCAAGGAAGATATTGACAAGATACACAAGAAGGTCAGCACCATACTGAATGAGGAATTCAAAAAGAGCAAAGACGATATCCCCAACAAGAGGGACTGGCTTTCAGCTTACTGGACTGGGTTTAAGTCCCCAGAACAGATTTCACGTATCCGAAACACCGG TGTCAAGCCAGAGATTCTAAAACGTGTTGGTGAAGCCATGACAACACTTCCAGAAACTTTCAAACCTCACAGGGCTGTCAAGAAGATTTTTGATCTGCGTCGCCAAATGATTGAGACTGGGGAAGGCATTGACTGGGCAGTGGGTGAAGCACTTGCTTTTGCAACTCTTATAATTGAGGGGAACCATGTCAGGTTAAGTGGCCAGGATGTTGAGAGAGGTACATTCAGCCACCGCCATTCTGTTATCCATGACCAAGAAACTGGAGAGCAGTACTGCCCACTTGATAATCTTGTCATGAACCAGAATGAGGAACTATTTACTGTAAGCAACAG TTCCCTGTCAGAATTTGCTGTTCTGGGCTTTGAGTTGGGTTATTCAATGGAGAACCCAAACTCACTGGTTTTATGGGAAgcacagtttggtgatttttcAAATGGGGCTCAAGTGATATTTGATCAGTTCATTAGTAGCGGAGAGGCAAAATGGCTCCGCCAGACCGGGCTTGTTGTCTGCCTTCCTCATGGATATGACGGTCAAGGGCCTGAACATTCTAGTGCGAGAATGGAGCGCTTCCTTCAG ATGAGTGACGATAACCCCTATGTTATACCTGAGATGGATCCAACACTGAGGAAGCAAATCCAGGAGTGTAACTGGCAGGTCGTGAATGTGACAACTCCTGCAAACTATTTCCATGTGCTGCGTCGCCAG ATACACCGGGATTTCAGAAAGCCTTTAATTGTGATGTCTCCAAAGAATCTCCTTCGTCACAAGGACTGCAAATCCAGTCTATCTGAATTCGATGATCTTGCTGGTCACCCTGGATTTGATAAGCAAGGGACACGCTTCAAGCGTCTAATAAAAGACCGGAATGACCATAAGGACCTTGAGGAAGGAATCAGACGTCTAGTTCTTTGTTCTGGAAAG GTGTACTATGAATTGGATGAAGAAAGAAAGAAGTCGGATTCCAATGATGTTGCGATATGTAGAGTTGAGCAGCTCTGTCCATTCCCCTACGACCTCATTCAGCGTGAGCTGAAGAGATATCCAA ATGCCGAGATTGTTTGGTGCCAAGAAGAACCGATGAACATGGGGGCGTATACCTACATCAATCCTCGCCTGCTGACCGCGATGAGGGCGCTCGGTCGTGGCAGCATAGATGATATCAAATATGTCGGAAGGGCCCCATCTGCAGCCACAGCTACAGGTTTCTATACTGTCCATGTGCAGGAGCAAACCGAGCTGGTGAAGAAGGCGCTGCAGCGAGACCCCATCAAGTCTCCGTTTTGA